TTGTCCCTCAGGTGTCTGCAGGTCACGGGCATCTCTGTTGATGTCGATGCCCAGCGCATTGCGCCGCTGCCGCCGCATAGCCCCGTCGGGATTAAGCATAGGCATTGCCAAGATGGTGACGCCCTCCAAGATGCGCGCCACGAAAGGCTCCTTACGCTGCCGGGACAAGTAGGAAAGGAGATCCAGTAGCGCGCCAGTGGCCGTGGGTTCATCGCCGTGCATCTGGGACCAGAGCAGCACGCGTTGGCGGCCACGCCCTGCACGGACCAGGTATAGAGCCCGCCCTTCCACTGAGCGGCCAACCTCCTCCAC
This region of Calditrichota bacterium genomic DNA includes:
- a CDS encoding peptidase M14, which gives rise to MAPARTRVVLALVGAALFLSASPSRGQEAAFDQRHLWDVHPRVRVAPERPQELRHEELYDILRQLARSSPELQVEEVGRSVEGRALYLVRAGRGRQRVLLWSQMHGDEPTATGALLDLLSYLSRQRKEPFVARILEGVTILAMPMLNPDGAMRRQRRNALGIDINRDARDLQTPEGQ